One segment of bacterium DNA contains the following:
- a CDS encoding HAMP domain-containing sensor histidine kinase: MIAMIPKSRFSRYFGLNFILLEILIVGGSGVVSYGLGRNRMLDVSSQTSAAVANHLARSLDQFYMAPWELTFATYPFDNPIANEELVGVVRTFVNGFNVEKVSIYDKHYRILFSTDSTMQGKEEPSNSMLFSALAGHAVSKLIKEYPAGNTAGVADMSDHLLAYVPVEVRAGTDSTERLAFAMLMDVSAMYAKVRQLRNVIILSTAATGLALFLVVWLIAARADRIITEENRERMVLAERIRKQNDELETIVAQRTQELRSTQAGMVQMEKMAATGQLAAGVAHEINNPVGNIQNRLELLLDDVHAGRPVDDLEAHLAMMHRNTGRISNIVGRLLSFARQSGTGKMPLNLSTLLSGVLLLTRKEIEKRGIALDVNIPEDLPPFKGNSTEIEQVFINLLVNAMDATPRGGSITLTAQAKGESLHVQITDSGQGIAPEYLSKIFDPFFTTKDVGVGTGLGLSITYRIVENHDGNILVSSEIGKGTTFVVRFPVLEKQVQAT, from the coding sequence ATGATCGCCATGATTCCCAAGAGTCGCTTCTCCCGTTATTTTGGACTGAACTTCATTCTGCTGGAAATCCTCATTGTCGGCGGCAGCGGGGTTGTCTCCTATGGCCTCGGACGCAACCGGATGCTCGATGTCTCCAGCCAGACCAGCGCCGCGGTAGCCAATCACCTTGCCCGCTCCCTCGATCAGTTCTACATGGCGCCGTGGGAATTGACCTTTGCCACCTATCCCTTCGACAATCCCATTGCCAATGAGGAGCTGGTCGGAGTCGTGCGCACCTTCGTGAACGGCTTCAATGTGGAAAAGGTGAGCATCTATGACAAGCATTACCGCATTCTGTTCTCGACGGACTCCACGATGCAGGGCAAAGAAGAGCCGTCCAATTCGATGCTCTTCTCCGCGCTGGCCGGACACGCGGTCTCGAAGCTGATCAAAGAGTATCCGGCGGGGAATACCGCCGGCGTTGCCGATATGAGCGACCATCTGCTGGCCTATGTTCCGGTGGAGGTCCGCGCCGGAACGGACTCGACCGAGCGCCTCGCCTTTGCGATGCTGATGGACGTCTCGGCCATGTATGCCAAGGTGCGGCAGCTCCGCAATGTGATTATCCTCAGCACGGCGGCCACCGGCCTCGCGCTGTTTCTGGTCGTGTGGCTGATTGCCGCCCGCGCCGACCGGATTATCACCGAAGAGAACCGGGAACGGATGGTGCTGGCCGAGCGCATTCGCAAGCAGAATGACGAGCTGGAAACTATCGTCGCTCAGCGGACTCAGGAACTCCGCAGCACGCAGGCCGGAATGGTGCAGATGGAAAAGATGGCCGCTACGGGGCAACTGGCCGCGGGCGTGGCGCATGAAATCAACAACCCTGTCGGCAACATCCAGAATCGGCTCGAGTTGCTGCTTGATGACGTGCATGCCGGAAGGCCGGTCGACGATCTGGAAGCGCATCTGGCCATGATGCACCGTAACACCGGCCGCATTTCGAACATCGTGGGACGGCTGCTCTCCTTTGCGCGGCAATCCGGCACGGGCAAGATGCCGCTGAATTTGAGTACGCTGCTCAGCGGCGTGCTGCTCCTGACACGCAAGGAAATCGAAAAACGCGGCATCGCGCTCGACGTCAACATTCCCGAGGACCTGCCGCCCTTCAAGGGCAACAGCACGGAAATCGAGCAAGTGTTTATCAACCTGCTGGTGAACGCGATGGATGCCACGCCGCGCGGCGGAAGCATTACGCTCACCGCGCAGGCCAAGGGTGAGAGCCTGCACGTGCAGATCACCGATTCGGGACAGGGAATCGCCCCCGAATATCTTTCGAAAATTTTCGATCCGTTCTTTACCACCAAGGATGTCGGCGTGGGAACAGGGCTCGGTCTTTCCATTACCTACCGCATCGTGGAGAATCACGACGGCAACATCCTGGTCTCGAGTGAAATCGGCAAGGGAACCACCTTTGTCGTCCGTTTCCCGGTTTTGGAGAAGCAGGTCCAGGCCACATGA
- a CDS encoding YceI family protein — MKKLFLSVSLLIATVAMAQSATFKVVAGDVHTLVQFESKASLETVTGKTRTATGFAELDGGGGRAEVHVDLASLRTGISKRDQDMREQFLQTKQYPEAVFTVTTLQLPATGLQENARTRVSVKGNLTLHGTTREVEPETYLTLGTGGQTLRIESAFLVKLQDYTIERPQFLLLRLAEEQHISVDITAVSDNRGETSRQGGN, encoded by the coding sequence ATGAAAAAGCTATTCCTTTCGGTTTCACTACTCATCGCCACCGTCGCTATGGCTCAGTCGGCGACGTTCAAAGTTGTGGCGGGGGATGTCCACACACTGGTTCAGTTCGAAAGCAAGGCCTCTCTCGAAACGGTGACAGGCAAGACCCGCACGGCGACCGGCTTTGCTGAACTGGATGGCGGTGGAGGCCGCGCGGAAGTTCACGTAGACCTGGCCTCACTACGCACCGGCATCAGCAAACGCGATCAGGACATGCGCGAGCAGTTTCTGCAAACCAAGCAATATCCGGAAGCGGTCTTCACCGTTACCACTCTTCAATTGCCCGCAACCGGGTTGCAGGAAAATGCCCGCACGCGGGTGTCGGTCAAGGGAAATCTGACGCTTCACGGCACGACCCGCGAAGTCGAGCCGGAAACGTATCTCACATTAGGAACTGGCGGCCAGACACTGCGGATCGAGTCAGCCTTCCTCGTGAAGCTCCAGGATTACACCATCGAGCGGCCCCAGTTCCTATTGCTTCGTCTGGCCGAAGAGCAGCATATCTCGGTCGACATCACAGCGGTCAGCGATAACCGCGGGGAGACGTCCCGGCAGGGCGGCAATTAG
- a CDS encoding CHRD domain-containing protein gives MKTYAQLVASAMLALLMCAGAAHANQFIARLSGSQEPEHVVTTAQGTGTFTLTEEGLAYHITVDGLSGPIGAAHFHDGMMGTNGGIVRTIEFNGNTASGIWSPTDAEPLTDDIKTDLLLGHVYVNIHTSEHAAGEIRGQVIVSSGTALRARITPFQVAQHGGHRSTATGTGSFTLVEEGLLYKITINGIPGSVVGEFGLGKPGVQGPPLKTMTFTGNTAEGIWHYDDTPPLTDSLEAELLAGHVYFEIGTGGYYGNEMKGQIYPSEGWGFESSADANQETHSVNSTGKASGAFLLTERGLSYNITASGLTSAITAADLHVGSAGQSGSVIKTIIFNGNSASGAWLKDDAAQPLTADVQAALRRGDVYFEIHTMSYADGEIRGQMMPATGSTFVQAELSSAQEFDPVPSGATGSGVFKVTPQGLEYHITVSGLSGTVSAEFDRGDMGRNGSRVGEISFDGNSADGVWSPDDHQPFTDSRLMDLLTGSLFINISTSQYPGGEIRSQLFVVGGSGLGTDLSTQQEGHPVTSPGAGVGSFTLTPDGLVYQITVNDLSGPIGEAHFHYAATGEDGPIVRTIPFDGNNASGVWRSSDAEPLTDEFVEDLLSGEIYVNIHTSSYAAGEIRGQVFLNSGIGLGAGMDPAQETHPVTSGGTGTVATILTEEALVYTGTVNGLTGPIGETHFHNAAPGTDGPIIKTLEFNGTAISGIWKASDSEPLSVANINALNAGNVYINVHTSQFAAGELRGQMGSTQGASAAGPVPSSRPSSFALAQNYPNPFNPSTVIHFDAAQSGRVRLTVFNLLGQRVATLLDNPVQAGAHEVNFNAAALPSGVYLYSLEAGNTKLVRRMILLK, from the coding sequence ATGAAGACTTATGCACAGCTTGTAGCGAGTGCTATGCTCGCACTTCTGATGTGTGCCGGAGCTGCACACGCGAATCAGTTTATCGCCCGTTTGAGCGGAAGCCAGGAGCCGGAACATGTAGTGACAACGGCGCAGGGCACGGGCACTTTTACGCTGACTGAAGAAGGTCTGGCCTATCATATTACGGTGGACGGACTGAGCGGGCCGATTGGCGCGGCGCACTTTCACGACGGAATGATGGGCACCAACGGCGGAATCGTCCGCACGATTGAGTTCAACGGCAACACCGCCAGCGGCATCTGGTCACCGACCGATGCCGAACCGCTGACGGACGACATCAAGACCGACCTGTTGCTCGGGCATGTATATGTCAATATTCACACCAGCGAGCACGCCGCAGGCGAGATTCGCGGACAGGTAATCGTCAGTTCGGGGACAGCGCTGAGAGCGCGGATTACGCCATTTCAGGTGGCCCAGCATGGCGGACACCGCTCCACGGCAACCGGAACCGGAAGCTTCACGCTGGTGGAAGAAGGGCTGCTTTACAAGATTACGATTAATGGGATTCCGGGCTCGGTGGTGGGAGAATTCGGGCTGGGCAAGCCCGGAGTACAGGGACCGCCCTTGAAGACCATGACCTTTACCGGCAATACCGCCGAAGGAATTTGGCATTATGATGACACGCCGCCCTTGACGGACTCGCTGGAAGCCGAGCTGCTGGCCGGACATGTCTACTTCGAAATCGGCACCGGCGGGTACTATGGCAATGAAATGAAGGGACAGATTTATCCGTCGGAAGGCTGGGGATTCGAATCGTCCGCCGATGCCAATCAGGAAACCCATTCCGTGAATTCGACGGGAAAAGCCTCCGGCGCATTCCTGCTGACCGAGCGGGGACTATCGTACAACATTACGGCCTCGGGATTGACTTCGGCGATTACGGCGGCGGATCTGCATGTGGGCAGCGCGGGGCAGAGTGGCTCGGTAATCAAAACTATTATCTTCAACGGCAACTCGGCCTCCGGAGCCTGGCTGAAAGATGATGCGGCGCAGCCGTTGACGGCGGACGTGCAGGCGGCGTTGCGCCGGGGGGATGTGTATTTCGAAATCCACACCATGAGCTACGCGGACGGCGAGATCCGCGGCCAGATGATGCCAGCGACGGGCAGCACCTTTGTTCAGGCGGAATTGTCTTCGGCCCAGGAATTCGATCCGGTGCCCAGCGGCGCGACAGGCAGCGGCGTGTTCAAGGTTACGCCGCAAGGTCTGGAGTATCATATTACGGTCAGCGGACTCTCCGGCACGGTGTCGGCGGAGTTTGACCGCGGCGATATGGGACGCAACGGATCGCGGGTCGGGGAAATCAGCTTTGACGGCAACAGTGCCGATGGCGTCTGGTCGCCCGATGATCATCAGCCGTTTACTGACAGCCGTCTGATGGATCTGCTGACCGGAAGTCTGTTCATCAACATCAGCACATCGCAATATCCGGGCGGCGAGATTCGGTCGCAGCTCTTTGTCGTCGGCGGTTCGGGACTCGGCACCGACTTGTCCACGCAGCAAGAGGGGCATCCGGTGACGTCGCCGGGCGCGGGCGTAGGCTCGTTCACTTTGACTCCCGATGGATTGGTGTACCAGATTACAGTCAATGATCTCAGCGGTCCGATTGGCGAGGCGCATTTCCACTATGCAGCGACTGGCGAAGACGGCCCGATTGTGCGCACCATCCCCTTCGACGGCAATAATGCCAGCGGTGTATGGCGCAGCAGCGACGCCGAGCCGCTGACAGATGAATTTGTCGAAGACCTGCTTTCCGGAGAAATCTACGTCAACATTCACACGTCATCCTACGCCGCAGGTGAGATTCGCGGGCAGGTCTTCCTGAACAGCGGCATCGGTCTGGGCGCGGGAATGGATCCGGCGCAGGAGACGCATCCCGTGACCTCCGGCGGCACCGGAACCGTTGCCACGATTCTTACGGAAGAGGCCTTAGTCTATACCGGGACGGTGAACGGTCTGACCGGACCCATTGGGGAGACACACTTCCACAATGCCGCGCCCGGAACGGACGGCCCGATCATCAAGACGCTGGAATTCAACGGCACGGCGATTTCCGGTATCTGGAAAGCCTCAGACTCGGAACCACTGTCGGTGGCCAATATCAATGCTCTGAATGCGGGCAACGTGTATATCAATGTCCATACGTCGCAATTCGCCGCGGGTGAACTGCGCGGCCAGATGGGCAGTACCCAGGGAGCGTCGGCAGCCGGACCTGTACCATCGAGCAGGCCAAGCAGTTTTGCCCTCGCGCAGAACTATCCCAATCCTTTCAACCCCAGCACGGTGATTCACTTCGACGCGGCTCAATCGGGGCGTGTGCGATTGACGGTTTTCAATCTGCTCGGGCAGAGAGTGGCAACACTGCTGGACAATCCGGTTCAGGCCGGGGCGCATGAAGTCAACTTCAACGCGGCGGCCTTACCGTCCGGCGTCTACCTATACTCTCTCGAAGCTGGAAATACGAAACTGGTCCGCAGGATGATCCTCCTGAAGTGA
- a CDS encoding plastocyanin/azurin family copper-binding protein codes for MTGRKKVILALAMSVAALLIIIAGCSSKNSTGYNNPVGNPGGSPGANEVWMQNTQFNPSSKTVSVGTALTWTNKDGIPHTVTSGAPGSPNGTFDSGNMAGGATFSHTFSQAGTFPYYCRIHGTMMTGSITVQ; via the coding sequence ATGACCGGCAGAAAAAAGGTCATTCTCGCACTGGCCATGAGTGTGGCCGCACTTCTGATCATCATCGCCGGGTGCAGTAGCAAGAACAGCACCGGCTACAATAATCCGGTAGGGAATCCGGGCGGCAGTCCGGGCGCTAATGAGGTCTGGATGCAGAACACGCAGTTCAATCCGTCAAGCAAAACGGTCAGCGTGGGTACCGCGCTTACTTGGACCAATAAGGACGGCATTCCGCATACGGTGACCAGCGGTGCGCCGGGCAGTCCCAACGGCACCTTCGACAGCGGCAACATGGCGGGCGGAGCGACGTTTTCGCACACCTTCAGTCAGGCGGGGACATTCCCATATTACTGCCGTATCCACGGCACCATGATGACCGGAAGCATTACCGTACAATAG
- a CDS encoding TetR family transcriptional regulator, whose protein sequence is MEIPADTQTPRARILAAATHLFAEHGFKGTNTRAIAESAGVKQVMLHYYYGSKERLYEAVLKHEGLAMLTVIFGTDPDRKSSLDMLISSPIRLMTVLRDNPQWSSLLRREIADGAEHLRAALRDIGEHGPLGANLHFQDAYMDAVHEGKAVNLPVEAVGECLLAIGYSAIYLAPLILMISERDIQDDAVWEEWTLTLSTILHRGLLTDKP, encoded by the coding sequence GTGGAAATACCGGCAGATACGCAGACACCTCGCGCCCGAATTCTGGCCGCCGCTACGCACCTGTTTGCCGAACACGGATTCAAGGGGACCAACACCCGCGCCATTGCCGAGAGTGCCGGGGTGAAGCAGGTCATGCTCCACTACTATTACGGCAGCAAGGAGCGGTTGTATGAAGCGGTCCTCAAGCATGAAGGCCTGGCGATGCTGACCGTGATCTTCGGCACGGATCCCGACCGGAAATCTTCGCTGGACATGTTGATCAGTTCGCCGATCCGCTTGATGACAGTGCTGCGGGACAACCCGCAGTGGTCCTCGCTGTTGCGGCGGGAAATTGCCGATGGCGCCGAGCATCTGCGCGCGGCACTGCGCGACATCGGAGAGCACGGCCCGCTCGGCGCAAATCTGCATTTTCAGGATGCCTACATGGATGCGGTGCACGAAGGCAAAGCGGTCAATCTGCCCGTGGAAGCGGTCGGGGAGTGCTTGCTGGCTATCGGGTACAGCGCCATTTATCTGGCGCCGCTGATTTTGATGATCAGTGAACGGGACATTCAGGATGATGCCGTGTGGGAGGAATGGACGCTGACCTTGAGCACGATTCTCCACAGGGGACTGTTGACCGACAAGCCGTGA
- a CDS encoding fatty acid desaturase, with protein MHREDSRLGAVDTTTAVKPVQSTAASVWQVVNTIPPFCGLLFLMYRLLPVSYLLVLALAVLAAGFMVRTFIIQHDCGHGSFFKSRKANDRMGWFCSLFTLIPYHYWKREHALHHATSGNLDRRGYGDMDIFTVGEYMQLSRWKRFRYRAYRHPLVFLLVGPPVAVLLQHRMASDKKQTTKRQRRNVYTTNLTMVSTVLILGWLMGFVNLLLIAVPVLYLALGAGIWLFYIQHQFEHTYWKRGAEWNSIHAAMQGSSFYKLPKVLQWFTGNIGFHHIHHLDEHMPNYRLPQIYEQHPELQDVFTVTIRSSLKTAFLSVWDERQERLISFRELKRRYSGEPAEDAVSSAG; from the coding sequence ATGCATCGCGAAGATTCCCGTCTGGGCGCTGTAGACACGACGACCGCTGTCAAGCCGGTCCAGTCCACAGCCGCCAGCGTATGGCAGGTGGTAAATACCATCCCCCCGTTTTGTGGTCTGCTGTTTCTCATGTACCGTTTGCTGCCGGTCTCCTATCTGTTGGTTCTGGCGCTGGCGGTTCTTGCGGCGGGCTTTATGGTCCGCACGTTCATCATCCAGCATGATTGCGGCCACGGCTCCTTCTTCAAGTCCCGCAAGGCTAACGACCGGATGGGCTGGTTCTGTAGCCTGTTCACGCTGATCCCCTATCACTACTGGAAGCGGGAACACGCACTGCACCACGCCACCAGCGGCAACCTGGACCGGCGTGGCTACGGTGATATGGACATCTTCACGGTAGGCGAATACATGCAGCTCTCCCGCTGGAAGCGGTTCCGCTATCGCGCGTATCGCCATCCGCTGGTGTTTCTGCTGGTCGGTCCGCCGGTCGCGGTCCTGCTGCAGCATCGCATGGCTTCCGACAAGAAGCAAACCACCAAGCGGCAGCGGCGCAATGTCTACACGACAAACCTGACGATGGTCTCCACGGTGCTCATCCTCGGATGGCTGATGGGATTCGTCAACCTGCTGCTGATTGCCGTTCCGGTGCTGTATCTTGCGCTGGGCGCAGGGATCTGGCTGTTTTACATCCAGCACCAGTTCGAACACACCTACTGGAAACGCGGCGCGGAATGGAACAGCATCCATGCGGCCATGCAGGGAAGTTCCTTTTACAAGCTGCCGAAAGTCCTCCAGTGGTTTACGGGCAATATCGGCTTCCATCACATCCATCATCTCGATGAGCACATGCCCAACTACCGGCTGCCGCAGATTTACGAGCAGCACCCGGAGTTGCAGGATGTCTTCACGGTGACCATCAGGTCCAGCCTGAAGACGGCGTTCCTGAGTGTGTGGGATGAGCGGCAGGAGCGGCTGATCAGCTTCCGCGAGTTGAAGCGGCGCTACAGCGGCGAGCCGGCGGAGGATGCGGTTTCCAGTGCGGGGTAA
- a CDS encoding NADP-dependent oxidoreductase, protein MKARVNRQILLVKRPSGMPEESDFRMVESPLPSPQDGEVLIETHYLSVDPSMRGRMNERKAFTPPFVLNEVIIGSAVGKITDSRSPLFHKGDYVSGMLAWEDYSVANENNVRKINPDLAPVSTALGVLGMPGLTAYFGMLEIGKPKPGETVVISAAAGAVGALAGQIAKLMECRVVGIAGSHRKVKYMLDDLGFDAAINYKNPSDIRASLGKACRDGVDIYFDNVGGDISDAVFALINDNARIPICGQIALYNMKETHGGPRVQAQLLSHTAIMQGFRVGQYADRFEEGRAQLSEWLSQGKIKVSESIVEGLENTPRAFLGLFRGENLGKQLVKVC, encoded by the coding sequence ATGAAAGCACGAGTGAACCGGCAGATTCTGCTGGTGAAACGGCCGTCGGGAATGCCCGAGGAGAGCGATTTCCGCATGGTGGAATCGCCGCTGCCGTCGCCCCAGGACGGCGAAGTTCTGATCGAAACCCATTACCTTTCCGTCGACCCCTCCATGCGCGGCCGGATGAACGAGCGCAAGGCGTTCACGCCGCCGTTTGTCCTGAATGAAGTGATCATAGGCAGCGCGGTGGGAAAAATCACGGACAGCCGTTCGCCGCTTTTCCACAAGGGGGATTACGTGTCGGGCATGCTGGCGTGGGAGGATTACTCTGTCGCCAACGAAAACAACGTGCGCAAGATCAATCCGGATCTGGCTCCGGTGAGCACGGCGCTGGGCGTCTTAGGGATGCCCGGTCTGACGGCCTACTTCGGGATGCTGGAGATCGGCAAGCCCAAACCCGGTGAGACGGTGGTGATTTCGGCAGCGGCCGGCGCCGTCGGCGCGTTAGCCGGCCAGATCGCCAAGCTCATGGAGTGCCGCGTGGTCGGCATCGCCGGCTCTCACCGCAAGGTGAAGTATATGCTCGACGATCTGGGCTTTGACGCGGCCATCAATTACAAGAATCCGTCGGATATCCGGGCCTCGCTGGGCAAAGCCTGCCGCGACGGTGTGGACATCTATTTCGATAACGTCGGCGGCGACATTTCCGATGCCGTCTTTGCCCTGATCAACGACAATGCGCGCATCCCGATCTGCGGCCAGATTGCGCTGTACAATATGAAAGAAACCCACGGCGGACCGCGGGTTCAGGCGCAGCTTCTCTCGCACACGGCGATCATGCAGGGATTCCGGGTCGGGCAGTATGCCGACCGGTTCGAAGAAGGCCGCGCCCAGCTTTCCGAATGGCTCTCGCAGGGAAAAATCAAAGTGAGCGAGAGCATCGTGGAAGGGCTGGAGAATACGCCGCGGGCTTTTCTGGGACTATTCCGGGGCGAAAACCTCGGCAAGCAACTGGTCAAGGTGTGCTGA
- a CDS encoding RNA-binding protein, producing MVNIYVGNLSYNTSEDDLRQLFESHGTVDRANLAMDRGTGRARGFGFVEMPNDAEARTAIDSLNETELGGRKLMVNEAKPKVERSSRQDRW from the coding sequence ATGGTCAACATTTACGTGGGCAATCTGTCCTACAACACGTCGGAAGACGATCTTCGTCAGCTCTTCGAATCGCACGGCACGGTCGACCGCGCCAACCTCGCGATGGACCGTGGCACGGGCCGCGCCCGCGGCTTCGGCTTTGTGGAAATGCCGAATGACGCCGAAGCGAGAACCGCCATTGACTCGCTGAACGAGACCGAACTGGGCGGCCGCAAGCTGATGGTCAACGAGGCCAAGCCGAAGGTCGAACGCAGCTCGCGCCAGGACCGCTGGTAA
- a CDS encoding DUF5661 family protein, with protein sequence MNGKQFGFEEAKRIGDALGADWNMFPVEQFRLGLGVELEHGSRDPQTDVTHDDLLLTGRIVWAHLKEIPDYYTRLLKMEKEAGKYWASEMNFPRKNPGR encoded by the coding sequence ATGAACGGCAAGCAATTCGGTTTTGAAGAAGCGAAGCGGATCGGTGACGCGCTGGGCGCGGACTGGAATATGTTTCCGGTCGAACAGTTCCGCCTCGGTCTGGGTGTGGAACTCGAGCATGGCAGCAGGGATCCGCAGACGGATGTCACCCATGACGATCTTCTCTTGACCGGACGGATTGTGTGGGCACACCTGAAAGAGATTCCCGACTACTACACGCGCCTTCTCAAAATGGAGAAAGAAGCGGGCAAGTACTGGGCCTCGGAAATGAACTTTCCCCGGAAGAACCCCGGACGCTGA
- a CDS encoding heavy-metal-associated domain-containing protein codes for MKLPRYILPLLVLATLLGGYVLRSVFTQPTTNISLGGKGGQKISCTVQGLKCKGTAAFLTRLYEETPGVAAIETYATEHRAVFTYDPARISPDSIRRIMEAPIPLQDGSSRRIFTCLSMK; via the coding sequence ATGAAACTCCCCCGCTATATTCTGCCCCTTTTGGTGCTGGCGACGCTGTTGGGAGGCTATGTGCTGCGCTCAGTCTTCACACAGCCCACCACGAATATCTCCCTTGGTGGAAAGGGCGGCCAGAAGATTTCCTGCACGGTGCAGGGTTTGAAATGCAAAGGAACCGCGGCCTTTCTTACCCGTCTCTACGAAGAGACCCCCGGCGTTGCGGCCATCGAAACGTATGCCACCGAGCATCGCGCGGTGTTCACCTATGATCCGGCCCGGATTTCGCCCGACAGTATCCGCCGCATCATGGAAGCGCCCATTCCGTTGCAGGACGGCAGTTCGCGCCGGATCTTCACCTGCCTCTCGATGAAATAA
- a CDS encoding 4Fe-4S binding protein has protein sequence MKKRTPSTRWLRYSLLSVILALVAYLALGFGGRSFEDFCPFGGVESLWGLYQTREFSCTLGPLNLSLLIGVLLLALVAKKAFCGWACPIGFLGELGARLTGLFWKKRPQPSPKVNSALKGLRYLALALTLYFTYKSGELILRGYDPFFLIFSGFGHGALGITSWIVLGALVAGALLIPMFFCRYLCPLGATLDPLSRLGVLKVVRNEATCTMCNVCQKKCPQNLAPQSVVKLRHRDCTLCLECVDACPVKDALELKATL, from the coding sequence ATGAAGAAACGGACTCCCTCCACCCGCTGGCTGCGCTACTCGTTGCTCAGCGTCATCCTTGCCCTCGTGGCTTATCTGGCGCTCGGTTTTGGCGGCCGGTCCTTCGAAGATTTCTGTCCGTTCGGCGGAGTGGAAAGCCTCTGGGGCCTGTATCAGACTCGTGAATTCAGTTGCACTCTCGGGCCGCTGAATCTCTCGCTGCTGATCGGCGTGCTGTTGCTGGCGCTCGTTGCCAAGAAAGCTTTCTGTGGCTGGGCATGTCCTATCGGCTTCTTAGGAGAGCTTGGCGCGCGTCTCACGGGGCTATTCTGGAAGAAAAGGCCGCAACCTTCGCCCAAAGTGAACAGCGCTCTAAAAGGTCTGCGCTATTTGGCCCTTGCGCTGACGCTGTACTTTACCTACAAGAGTGGCGAACTGATTCTGCGCGGCTACGATCCTTTCTTTCTGATCTTCTCCGGCTTCGGGCACGGCGCACTGGGCATCACGAGCTGGATCGTGCTGGGCGCTCTGGTGGCGGGCGCGCTGCTTATCCCCATGTTCTTCTGCCGCTACCTCTGCCCGCTGGGAGCCACGCTGGACCCGCTCAGCCGCCTCGGTGTCCTGAAGGTCGTTCGTAACGAAGCGACCTGCACCATGTGCAATGTGTGCCAGAAAAAGTGTCCGCAGAACCTTGCTCCGCAATCGGTGGTCAAGCTGCGTCACCGCGACTGCACCCTTTGTCTGGAGTGCGTGGATGCGTGTCCGGTCAAAGACGCTCTGGAACTGAAAGCCACCCTGTAA
- a CDS encoding periplasmic heavy metal sensor has translation MHSRTRILLIILSVSLNVAFVTAWGMKTLTQTARAARPQKTVCMPDSSCRIWCPLHRALGTTAEQWRSLEPLQRDFQTASATLGTTADSLRGQLMDLLAEPQVNPVAIEAKEGEIGTVQQRMQRLVVNHLLEEKRVLNATQQTTLFAMMRNNGGCVGHAGIMSGEQTGCQKNHIRNDRK, from the coding sequence ATGCACTCCAGAACTCGCATTCTGCTCATCATCCTTTCGGTCAGCCTGAACGTCGCGTTCGTCACTGCGTGGGGAATGAAGACGCTCACGCAGACCGCGCGCGCGGCCAGACCTCAAAAGACCGTCTGCATGCCGGACAGCAGTTGCCGCATCTGGTGCCCTCTGCACCGCGCGCTGGGAACTACCGCCGAACAATGGCGCTCCCTGGAACCACTGCAGCGGGATTTCCAAACGGCATCCGCAACACTGGGCACCACCGCCGACTCTCTGCGGGGGCAACTGATGGACCTGCTGGCCGAGCCGCAGGTTAACCCGGTGGCGATTGAGGCCAAGGAAGGTGAGATCGGCACGGTGCAGCAACGCATGCAGCGGCTGGTAGTTAATCATCTGCTCGAGGAAAAACGTGTGCTGAACGCCACGCAGCAGACAACCCTGTTTGCCATGATGCGCAACAACGGCGGCTGCGTGGGACATGCCGGCATAATGAGCGGCGAACAAACCGGTTGCCAGAAAAATCATATCCGGAACGATAGGAAATAA
- a CDS encoding zf-HC2 domain-containing protein, with protein sequence MTCDRIRNQLGAFADRELSATERSAVEEHLRSCEKCREEMARLERLASTVQESVIPEVPAGLAARIVARGQTQLASPKPRRLLHIDWWEALPSTMRAAAVIVLMVGLSVGTWLGWNSAGVTRVPMVAATVPDPDPASSIHADYLSDSPGGSPAEVYLTLAAPTDGGR encoded by the coding sequence GTGACATGCGATAGAATTCGAAATCAGCTTGGCGCATTTGCCGACCGCGAGTTGTCCGCCACAGAGCGATCCGCGGTGGAAGAACACCTGCGCTCCTGCGAGAAGTGCCGGGAGGAAATGGCGCGGCTCGAACGGCTGGCCTCCACAGTGCAGGAAAGCGTGATCCCCGAGGTCCCGGCAGGGCTTGCGGCACGGATTGTGGCGCGCGGTCAAACCCAACTGGCTTCCCCCAAGCCGCGTCGCCTGCTGCATATAGACTGGTGGGAGGCCCTACCGTCCACCATGCGCGCCGCTGCGGTAATCGTGCTGATGGTCGGCCTGTCCGTAGGAACATGGCTGGGATGGAATTCTGCCGGTGTGACGCGTGTTCCGATGGTTGCGGCCACCGTGCCCGATCCCGATCCTGCCTCTTCCATTCATGCGGACTACCTGTCCGACAGCCCCGGCGGATCGCCTGCGGAAGTCTACTTGACTCTCGCCGCTCCAACCGATGGCGGGAGGTAA